A window from Enterocloster bolteae encodes these proteins:
- a CDS encoding N-acetylmuramoyl-L-alanine amidase, translated as MKHSAWQTVMGILLLCIVALISWQAGTLVAVHNQAAEADKARPVVVIDAGHGGSDPGKVGINGQLEKDINLKITEQLKAYLEASDVEVILTRDSDQGLYSSGDSHKKMADMRKRCEIINEAVPDLVVSIHQNSYHEEYVSGGQVFYYKTSEKGKYLAEILQKRFDYVLGEANKRMAKANDNYYLLLHVKEPIVIVECGFLSNGKEAKRLEDEEYQDRMAWTIHMGIMEYLNTVKQKR; from the coding sequence ATGAAGCATTCAGCATGGCAGACAGTGATGGGGATTCTGCTGCTTTGTATCGTGGCATTGATATCATGGCAGGCAGGAACATTGGTGGCTGTCCATAATCAGGCAGCGGAGGCAGACAAGGCAAGGCCGGTGGTGGTCATAGACGCCGGACACGGAGGCAGCGATCCGGGTAAGGTAGGGATAAATGGTCAGCTGGAAAAGGATATTAATCTGAAGATAACAGAGCAGCTGAAAGCATATCTTGAGGCCTCCGATGTAGAGGTGATCCTTACCAGGGATTCGGACCAGGGGCTTTACAGCTCCGGAGACAGTCATAAAAAGATGGCAGATATGAGAAAACGGTGCGAAATCATAAATGAGGCAGTGCCGGATTTGGTGGTCAGCATCCACCAGAACAGTTACCATGAGGAGTATGTATCCGGAGGCCAGGTTTTTTATTATAAGACATCAGAGAAGGGAAAGTATCTGGCGGAAATTTTGCAGAAGCGCTTTGATTATGTGCTGGGCGAGGCCAACAAGAGGATGGCCAAGGCCAATGACAACTATTATCTCCTGCTTCATGTGAAGGAGCCTATTGTCATAGTGGAATGCGGATTCCTGAGTAATGGAAAGGAAGCCAAACGCCTGGAAGATGAGGAATATCAGGACAGAATGGCCTGGACCATACACATGGGAATCATGGAATACCTTAATACGGTCAAACAGAAGAGGTAG
- a CDS encoding glycosyl hydrolase family 18 protein, producing MSRRRQGHGCGITVLVLLFIFILAGSGLGVFFAKKYMPSNELADKSRVFGIKGGQVALILDNQVQEEKGIYEDGQVYLPVDWVNEHLNERFYWDEGEQLLVYALPESIVYADESTQGEKGPLFKVTQDGMYLSLGVVVNYTDIRTQAFATSQIKRVFIDTSWQPYDTAVLKKTGQVRVKGGVKSQIITEAAAGETVDVLETMDKWSRVRTADGYIGYVENRKLEAGEQIAPVSTFEAPVYTSISMDGKVRLGFHQVTRQEGNNTLEDYASNARGMNVIVPTWFNVVSSDGTYTSLASKDYVDKAHDMGLKVWAMVENVSTQESIKNLNTKTLMSSTSTRKKLIEKLMNEADTYGFDGFNLDFESLKAEAGPHYVQFIREMSVACRNKGLVLSVDNYVPSSYTAFYNRKEQGIVADYVIVMGYDEHYAGGEAGSVSSIPYVREGIENTLKEVPKEKVINAVPFYTRVWTVNEGKTSSKAYGISDARQWVEENQVELTWDKLLGQYYGETVSGSGQQYIWMEEEDSMKLKIDLIKEFDLAGVACWKLGFEPADIWDIVSGVK from the coding sequence ATGAGCAGAAGAAGACAAGGTCACGGCTGCGGAATCACGGTGCTGGTTCTGCTGTTCATATTTATCCTGGCAGGCAGTGGTCTGGGAGTGTTTTTTGCCAAGAAATACATGCCCAGCAATGAGCTGGCGGATAAGAGCAGGGTATTTGGTATTAAGGGCGGCCAGGTGGCCCTTATTTTGGATAACCAGGTGCAGGAGGAGAAGGGAATCTACGAGGATGGCCAGGTATACCTGCCTGTGGACTGGGTAAATGAACATCTGAACGAGCGCTTTTACTGGGATGAGGGCGAACAACTGCTTGTGTATGCACTGCCTGAATCCATTGTGTATGCGGACGAAAGTACCCAGGGCGAGAAGGGACCTCTCTTTAAGGTCACACAGGATGGAATGTACCTGTCTCTTGGAGTTGTGGTAAATTATACGGATATCCGCACGCAGGCCTTTGCCACAAGCCAGATTAAGCGGGTGTTTATTGACACCTCCTGGCAGCCCTATGACACGGCAGTGCTGAAAAAGACAGGCCAGGTCAGAGTGAAGGGCGGTGTGAAGAGCCAGATTATCACGGAGGCAGCGGCAGGAGAGACTGTGGATGTGCTGGAGACCATGGACAAGTGGTCCAGGGTCAGGACCGCGGACGGTTACATCGGATATGTGGAGAACCGGAAGCTGGAGGCAGGAGAGCAGATTGCGCCTGTCAGCACCTTTGAGGCGCCTGTATATACCAGCATTTCCATGGACGGGAAAGTAAGGCTGGGATTTCATCAGGTCACACGGCAGGAGGGAAATAATACTCTTGAGGACTATGCGTCCAATGCCAGGGGGATGAATGTGATAGTGCCCACCTGGTTTAATGTGGTGTCCAGCGATGGAACCTACACATCATTAGCCAGTAAGGATTACGTGGATAAGGCCCATGACATGGGACTGAAGGTGTGGGCCATGGTGGAGAATGTGAGCACCCAGGAAAGTATCAAGAACCTTAATACAAAGACTTTGATGTCCTCCACCAGTACCAGGAAAAAGCTCATTGAAAAACTGATGAATGAGGCGGATACCTATGGCTTTGACGGATTCAACCTGGATTTTGAGAGCCTGAAGGCGGAGGCAGGACCACATTATGTGCAGTTCATAAGGGAAATGTCGGTTGCCTGCCGCAATAAGGGACTTGTGCTGTCCGTGGATAACTATGTACCGTCCTCCTATACTGCGTTTTATAACAGGAAGGAGCAGGGAATTGTGGCTGACTACGTGATTGTTATGGGATATGACGAACACTATGCGGGAGGAGAAGCCGGCTCCGTATCCTCTATTCCCTATGTGAGGGAGGGCATTGAGAATACCCTGAAAGAGGTTCCCAAGGAAAAGGTCATCAATGCGGTCCCCTTCTATACCAGAGTGTGGACTGTAAATGAGGGAAAGACGTCTTCCAAGGCATATGGCATATCAGATGCCAGGCAGTGGGTGGAGGAAAACCAGGTGGAGCTTACCTGGGATAAGCTGCTGGGGCAGTATTACGGCGAGACTGTGAGCGGAAGCGGACAGCAGTATATATGGATGGAAGAGGAGGATTCCATGAAGCTTAAGATTGACCTGATTAAGGAGTTTGACCTGGCAGGAGTTGCCTGCTGGAAGCTGGGATTTGAGCCAGCGGATATATGGGATATTGTGTCAGGGGTTAAATAG
- a CDS encoding replication initiation factor domain-containing protein, protein MNIMPNEVQKNGLRICADWISFTIPSWEGSTGALMAMSLLGYSHTDFQRMPRGAQGYKSMFRQSLYGISILFDGKKDMGIHVNIPGKAIHDCLLHFSRKYSSVTPFGSVAYEVDSFDVSFYSSVLRDLLRKIQEKGHLTRFDIAIDDIGANYYSLPALDKKLANNEYVSKFRGHESKISYHTGNELKGYTIYLGSRHSDIMLRVYDKQLEQNSRRVNDSDALIECPWIRWELELKDDYASRAAKFLVDGELLNTVACGILSNYVRFITLDATRKGNCSLDSVWESFIDGVSKLSLYKAPAPKTIDDKRNWLFRCVSRVFTTVVASDGYDLGVVHDMLRIGEHRLSGSDIALINQACFG, encoded by the coding sequence ATGAACATTATGCCTAACGAAGTTCAGAAAAATGGTTTACGGATATGCGCTGATTGGATTTCTTTTACAATTCCGTCTTGGGAAGGTTCTACAGGTGCCCTTATGGCTATGTCCTTGCTTGGATATTCCCATACAGATTTCCAGCGTATGCCCCGTGGTGCACAAGGTTATAAATCCATGTTCAGACAGTCCTTGTATGGTATTTCTATTCTGTTTGATGGAAAAAAGGATATGGGAATCCATGTGAATATCCCCGGAAAAGCTATACACGATTGCCTTTTACATTTTTCCAGAAAATATAGTTCTGTTACTCCTTTTGGCTCTGTTGCCTATGAGGTTGATAGCTTTGACGTCAGTTTCTATTCATCCGTGCTTCGTGATTTACTGCGTAAAATTCAGGAAAAAGGACATCTGACCCGTTTTGATATTGCCATTGATGATATCGGCGCTAATTATTATTCATTGCCTGCCCTGGATAAGAAACTTGCAAACAATGAGTATGTTTCTAAATTCCGTGGCCATGAATCAAAGATTTCTTATCATACCGGCAATGAACTTAAGGGGTATACTATTTATTTGGGTAGCCGTCATAGTGATATTATGTTACGGGTATATGATAAGCAGTTGGAACAAAATTCCAGACGTGTTAATGATTCGGATGCCCTGATTGAATGTCCCTGGATTAGGTGGGAATTGGAGTTAAAGGATGATTATGCCTCCAGGGCCGCAAAGTTTCTTGTGGATGGTGAGCTTTTAAATACGGTTGCATGCGGTATCCTGTCTAATTATGTCCGCTTCATTACTTTGGATGCTACACGTAAGGGAAATTGTTCCCTTGATTCTGTTTGGGAATCCTTCATTGATGGTGTCTCAAAGTTATCTTTATACAAGGCTCCTGCCCCGAAAACAATTGATGATAAAAGGAACTGGCTGTTCCGTTGCGTTTCCAGGGTTTTTACAACGGTTGTTGCATCTGATGGTTATGATTTAGGTGTTGTCCATGATATGTTAAGGATTGGCGAACATAGGCTTTCTGGTAGTGATATCGCCTTGATTAATCAAGCCTGTTTTGGCTGA
- a CDS encoding helix-turn-helix domain-containing protein, whose product MIDYGKLFALLEIRNMKKTDLLKIISSPTLAKLSKGQNISTDTIDKICIHLGVQPSDIMEVYEEEIVDGKKLKIKTRYGEPKTYQENEIRTLIISELGKFLKKEGNKEILDEEKIEETLKKINE is encoded by the coding sequence ATGATTGATTACGGTAAACTATTTGCATTATTAGAAATAAGAAACATGAAAAAAACAGATTTATTAAAAATAATATCGTCCCCAACCTTAGCCAAATTAAGTAAAGGACAAAACATATCAACAGACACTATAGACAAAATTTGTATACACTTAGGAGTACAACCAAGCGACATAATGGAAGTATATGAAGAAGAAATTGTAGACGGAAAAAAGCTAAAAATAAAAACAAGATACGGAGAACCAAAAACATACCAGGAAAATGAAATAAGAACTTTAATTATATCAGAATTAGGAAAATTTCTAAAAAAAGAAGGCAACAAAGAAATACTAGACGAAGAAAAAATAGAAGAAACATTAAAAAAAATCAATGAATAA
- a CDS encoding metallophosphoesterase, which produces MRRRKRVTGIMTAILMAGVMAGCSVQAGKQVEPTTGKQQTKETVQETVQETELQKPTHPAPSQIQPFPDVEKETKAEPLIGGKRIILMTDIHYLAESLTDRGNMFQSMVEHGDGKLTNYVWEITDAALEEIKLLSPDALIISGDLSLQGEKKSHEELAKKLDEVEKAGITVLVIPGNHDINNPSASVYSGGDRYPAEPTAPEDFERIYKEFGYSEASSRDANSLSYTYDLGPSMRLLMLDTCQYEPRNKVGGMIKTETYEWIKEQLKQAARDSVILLPVAHHNLLEESKVYADDCTIEHSEELIQMLEGENIPLFLSGHLHVQHFMRNNDIGIYEVVTSSLSTPPCQYGVLDYMEDETFYYYSRKVDMEKWARKNKSTDENLLNFDTYSPPVLKRIFYNQAYDAMKNSAEEETGSVFVKLTESEKQQMAKVYGDINAACYAGRAYEVVKEAVKQPGYAMWKEYCYPAILYEYLEYIIEDAVRDYNVLSME; this is translated from the coding sequence ATGAGACGAAGAAAAAGGGTAACGGGAATCATGACAGCAATCTTAATGGCTGGAGTCATGGCAGGGTGCAGCGTACAGGCTGGAAAGCAGGTGGAGCCCACCACTGGAAAACAGCAGACAAAGGAAACGGTTCAGGAGACAGTTCAGGAAACAGAGCTGCAAAAGCCCACCCATCCTGCGCCTTCGCAGATACAGCCTTTTCCTGATGTAGAAAAGGAGACAAAGGCAGAGCCTCTGATTGGAGGAAAACGCATTATCCTTATGACAGATATACATTATCTGGCAGAATCCCTGACGGACCGGGGAAATATGTTTCAGTCTATGGTAGAGCACGGCGATGGAAAACTGACCAATTATGTATGGGAGATCACAGACGCCGCACTGGAGGAAATTAAGCTGCTGAGTCCGGATGCCCTGATTATCAGCGGAGACTTAAGTCTTCAGGGGGAAAAGAAGAGCCATGAAGAACTGGCGAAAAAGCTGGATGAGGTGGAGAAAGCCGGTATCACGGTTTTGGTTATACCGGGCAACCATGATATTAACAACCCAAGCGCCTCCGTGTATTCCGGGGGAGACCGGTACCCGGCGGAACCTACCGCACCGGAGGATTTTGAGCGCATATATAAGGAATTCGGATACTCGGAGGCCAGCAGCAGGGATGCCAATTCCCTCAGTTACACCTATGACCTGGGACCGTCTATGCGCCTGCTCATGCTGGATACCTGCCAGTATGAACCCCGCAACAAGGTAGGGGGAATGATAAAGACAGAGACCTATGAGTGGATAAAGGAACAGCTTAAGCAGGCGGCCCGTGACAGCGTGATTCTTCTTCCGGTTGCCCATCACAACCTGCTGGAGGAGAGCAAGGTATATGCGGATGATTGTACCATCGAGCACAGTGAGGAGCTTATTCAGATGCTGGAAGGGGAGAATATCCCGCTGTTTCTCAGCGGACACCTGCATGTGCAGCACTTCATGAGAAATAATGACATCGGTATCTATGAGGTGGTCACCAGCTCCCTGTCCACGCCTCCCTGCCAGTACGGCGTGCTGGATTACATGGAAGATGAGACATTTTATTACTATTCACGCAAGGTGGATATGGAGAAATGGGCCAGGAAAAACAAGAGCACGGATGAGAACCTGCTGAACTTCGACACATACAGTCCGCCTGTTTTAAAGAGGATATTCTATAATCAGGCCTATGACGCCATGAAGAACTCTGCGGAGGAGGAGACGGGCAGCGTATTTGTGAAGCTGACAGAATCAGAGAAACAGCAGATGGCAAAGGTATACGGCGACATCAATGCCGCGTGTTACGCAGGCAGGGCATATGAGGTGGTGAAGGAGGCAGTAAAGCAGCCCGGATACGCCATGTGGAAGGAGTACTGCTATCCCGCCATCCTGTATGAATACCTGGAATACATCATAGAAGATGCGGTACGGGATTATAACGTTCTGAGCATGGAGTAA